GATTGGGGGTACCTTTCTTATTTTTATTCAAAATTTCAACAGAAAATTTAACAGATCCCAGTTGTGTTCTTATCTATAGCCACAAGTATCATATGAGACCTGTAATCATCCGGGTTCAAAAAATACACATCACCTGTAGCTACCATCTCCAGTTTATACTTCATGGAAAGAGCCTGCGCTTTTCTTTCCTCGATACCACATCTTAGCTCAACAAAAAGATTCGTTTTTGGAATTACGTTAATAAGTCTTTCTATCACTCTTTCTTGATACGCGAGTACGAACAAACCCTCTCCATACCTTTCAAGCAACCGAGCAATATTCCCATTTGCATCATAATGCACTTCCGTAAGAAGCCTGCACAAATTCTCATAACCCTGTTGGTTCTCCACAAGCAGCACAACCTCATCTGTATTATCCATAATAACATTTGAACCAGCAATCGGATTTATACACTCATCTTTAGCACGCTGAACAAAGTGTATAAAACCCCATATTCCATTTACTTCCGTAAGAGCAAGATGAGTTTGACAAAACTCCTTTGCCCGTGCAATAAGTTCACTGGGTGAAGCAGTCCCCCTCATTTTGGAATAGGTAGAGTGAACATTAAGATGAGTAAACATATTCTACTTCCTTGCCCAAATCTTCAACCATACATTTCAGATGACTTTGTTTGGAAAACTTTAAGCTCAGAAGCTCTGAAAATTGCTGAAAAACCGTATTTGTTTCTTATCCTGTCAACAACTATTGAAAGATTCCTATCCTTTTCAGGAAAAAAAATATTGAGCTGTCCCACATAGGGGGCAAAATCCCATGCATCTATTAGAATAGACCTTATTCGATTTCGCCGATAATTTGCTCTGTGAAACAAGTCAATGCATACAGATATTACATAGCTATCAGAATTTGACAAAAGCCTCCCTTTCTTCATCCCCTTAAAGCCATCAGAATAGTGAACCTCAACCTTTACACTGCGGGCAATCTGTTTCCTAATTCGGAGCTGATATGCTACTTGTTCAGCTATACCTATGAATGCTGTCATCACACTATCTTCGTCGTTGGTATCTTCAGTTAGAACAGTCTGTTCCACTATATGCTCTTTTAAAGTCGGAGGTTTAACTGCAGAATTATCCTTACCATGGGACTCCATATAAAGCTTTCTGGAATAATTACGAAAGATAGCTTCAGAGGTCTGTCTGTCCTCTGTTATCTCCTGGATATTCTTTACTTTCTTAAGCAATAGGAAGCTTACTATTTTTTTTACATCGGGTAGAGAAACCGTGGGCAAGAAGCTGGATGCAAGAGGACTGAGAAATAGGGGTTCTTTTCCCTCCTCCACAAGATAGACATTCTCTGGTACTACAGCTGTAGAGATACAACTTACCAACTTATTTGTGCTTATCCTTATACGGCTGGACAGATTTACCTTTTCTAAAAGAGTTTTAGAAATAAGACAACCTGCGTCTACCGAACTTTTGTATATCCCATCCATTCCTGTCATGTCCACAAAAAATTGCCCATAGGAAAGTGGCTCTATTACAGGAGAGAAAGGTTTTATCATTCTGTAGATATATTCATGAATCTGAGCATACAAAGAGCGATTGAAGGGAAGAAAAATCACTCCCCTTGCAATTTTCTTTGCTGTTAATACTTTCAGTCCTGGTCTTATTCCTTCTTCCTCCGCCTCCGGAGAAGCAGACACAACGGTACCATTCTGAGCGTTTGATGAAATAATGGCTATTGGCTTTTTACGTAGCCTTGCATCCAGCATTCTCTCTACCTGAATGCTAAAGTCTTTAACTCTTATATGAAATATCGAACGTTTCATTTTTCATTTATATTTTCTAAAGACAAAAAGTACTACCCCAATTATTCTGAAATCATCTTCCGGTGCTACTTTTATAATACTGTAAGCAGGATTCCTAGGATGTAGCTCTACCCCGTCTTTACTTGGATAATATCTTTTTAACGTAGCTTCTCCATTTATGAAAGCTACAACCGTCTGTCCTGGATATGCCGTGGCTCTTTTTCTTACAATGATAAAATCCCCGTCTTGAATATTATCTTCCACCATGGAATCACCTTTTACCCTAAGTACAAAGTTATCAGGATGAACATACGACAGGGGCACCTCTATATATTCCCTGTCTTCTATAGATTCAAGAGGCTTACCTGCGGATATCAAACCCAGAAGTGGCAGTCTATAATTTTCCTCATCCTTATCCTCACTAACGTAAAGAGCCCTTTTTGCATTAAATCCACCACGTATAAGATAGCCATCTCTTTCAAGCTCCCTGACATACCAGTTTACAGTCCCCAATGAACTAAACCCCAGTCCATTCATTATTTCAAAAAATGTCGGTGGTCTATCGTACTGTTTGATAAACCCTTTTACAAACCTTAAAAACCTTTCTTTCTTTGGCGATAATTTTCTCTTCATAATAAAACCCGTAAGTTTCTCGTAAGTAATATAAAAAGTTTATTACTATTTTTCCAGCCGAAAATTCAAAAAAATGAAAAAATATTCTTTAAAGTACCGCTGATACGAGGCGATACTTTCTATGTTATTTTTTATGTTGAATGAATATGCAATTTTTCCAGTAGCTTGTTATTAAACCAGCCTATCTTTTTATCCTTTAAAACTTTTGCCATAATTGTTACCACTCTACCAACATTAGCAGCATCAAGAACTCTATTTTCTTCCTCATCCAATAATCTATTAGAATTTTTATATGCAAGTGCCCATGGTGGTATAGAAAATCCCATGGAATTTAAAACAGCATATAAATTGGATATCACAGATATACAACCAGAATCATTCCCAGCTGCTATAATACCTGCAACTTTCCCCTCAGTAGGACAATTTCCCTCAATAAAGATTGAATTTTCAAAAATTGTCATTCTGTCAATAAGGTTCTTTACTGGAGCTGATACATTATACCAATATATTGGAGAAGCTATAATCAATCCATCAGCTTTTATAATTTCATCATACAAAAGCTTCATATCATCTTCAATTTCACACGGATATTTACACCTCAATAAATCATCGCAAAGACACCCCTTACATTGCTTTATTTCATAATCATAAAGATGATAAATTTTTGTATTAGCACCTTCATACTCCGCAGCCTTAAGAGCAACAGACAACATTTTCATCGTATTTCCATTTTTTCTTGGAGAGCCATTAAATCCTACAATAAAAACTTCAGACATGGCTTTCCCCCACTGAAATGTAATTAATTAGTATTAATCTAAATTAGAATTATTCTTTTATTTGCTCAGTTAATTTATTATAACTGCTTATCTCATCTTTAATCTTTTCAGGAATATGCTTCATATGTGATCTTGCAGCTACAAGAATTGCATTTGTTACTGCTTTGGCTTTCGATCTTCCATGAGCTTTTATTATTATTTTCTTAAACCCTAAGATTGGTGCGCCGCCATACTCAGAATAATCTACTGCTTGTTTGATCTGCTTTAGACCACTGGAAAGAGCAATAAGACCTAACTTCCATATAAATTTTCTTTTAAAAGCATACCTTCCGAAATGACTTAGAATATCAGCCATTCCCTCAATAGTTTTCATAACAATATTCCCAACATAACCCTCAGTCACGACAATATCAGCATATCCTTTTAAAATTTCATGCCCTTCTATGTTACCTATGAAATTCAATCCATCAAGAGACGCCAATATTTTATATGTCCTACTCAGTATATCTCCACCTTTATATTCTTCCTTTCCTATATTTAACAGCGCGATTGTAGGATCTTTTAATCCCTTTAGTTCACCAAAATAAATTTTTCCCATTATAGCAAATTGTACAAGGTCTTCGGGATTGCAATGAACATTAGCACCAACATCAAGCAGTAGAGAAAATGGTTCCGGTCTTGCCTGAGCATTTTGAGTTGGAAATACAGTAGCTATTGCAGTTTTTTTAACTCCAGGTATTCTCGAAATGTGTTTCGCACATGATAATACATAAGCTCCTGTATTTCCTGCCGATACTAAGCTGTCAGCTTTACCCTCATTTGTAATACTTGCAGCAATCAACATTGAAGCTTTTGGATTCCTCAAGATTCCCAGTCTGGGAGTTTCCTCATTTGTAATTCTTTGATCAGTATGTATAATATCTATCCGATTTTTTTTATATTCACACTCATCCAATATTTCTTTTATTTTCTTTTCATCTCCAACCAGTATTATGTTTACATCACTCCTCAATGTTGCATCAGCGGCACCGCGTACTATCTCACCAGGGGCATAATCACCACCCATTGCGTCGACTGCAACAATAGCACCATTTACCCTTATATACTCCTCATTACTTTTTTTCTTATACCACACTTTTAGTTTTACCTAAGATCAAAAATCCCTCTAACCGAAAATATACTAAATCCCCATGAAAATAATAAGAAGGTTAACTTCCACTTACTATGAGACCATCCACAAGTATGGTAGGTGAACTTATATTATCGCGGAATTCTAAATCACTCCCCACCATCTTTATATTTTGGAGCATATCGAGTACATTTCCCGATACTGTAAATTCATGGACTGGATAACTCAGCTTCCCATTTTCAATCCATATACCTTCAGCACCTCTTGAATAATCACCTGTAACATAATTTACACCAGTCCAATGAACATGGGTTAAATATAACCCATTTTCGACTGAAGCAATAATATCTTCCTTCCTTACATCTCCCTTTTCAAGATAAAAGTTTGTAATTCCCGAAGATGGAACCGAACCTATTGATCTTACGGCACTTCCTGTTAATGGATGATTCAATTTTCTAGCTGAATAAGAATCGCACAGATAACTCCTTAAAACCCCATCCTCAACTATAACATTTTTCCTACTTACAACTCCTTCATCATCAAATGGCCTAGAACCTAATCCAGCATGTAGTAAAGGATCATCAATGAGTTGAACTTTGTCTGTGCCTATAACTTCTCCAAGTTTATCCGCTAAAAATGAGCCTTTCATAAACACTCTGGAACCAAGCACACAGGTTGCTACAATCCCTATTAAGTCTGTAGCAACATCAGGATCAAAAACGACCGGAACCTGAGATGTCTTCGGTTTTTTTGCTCCAAGCTTTCTTATTGCTCTTTCTGCCGCCTTTTTTGCCACAGAACCAATAGACTCCAGGTTTTTATAAAATCTACTCTTTGTATACCAGTAATCGGTTTGCCTAGAACCATTTCTTTCCGCTACAAGTACTAGACTCATCGAATAATTCGTCGTGGAATACCCATCAACAAAACCTTTTGTCGAGCCTATAACTATATTGGATACAGAATCACTCCACTGTGCTCCTTCAGAATTTTTAATTAACGGACTATATTTGAATCCTTCTTCCTCAAGCTCTCTAACCATTCTTATTTTATCTTCAGTAGGTATTACCTCAATTAACCTATCATAAGTATTTATCTCCCTTGTTGATCTGCCAATTAATTCCCCATCCGGTAAACCGACATAACTGTCCTCGCTCATATATTCCAGCATATCTATCATTTTTAAAATTTGTTCTTTTACTTTCTCCTTTGAAAAATCATTGCTGAATGTTACACCACATTTTTTACCTTTTATTATTCTTAAACCAATTCCCTTTGGATTAGAAAATCTTAGCTCTTCTATCTTTCCTCTTCTTATTTTTACATGATGACTTTTTGATTCAATAATTATTAAATCAGCTTCGTCAACTCCCTCACCGCGAATAACTTTTAAAACAAATTCAGCAAAATCTTTTAGTTCATTCATAATTACCCCTAAATCTTTGTACCTCCAATAGTAATACCACTTACCTTAACGGTTGGCATTCCAATACCTACTGGTACTCTCTGATCGTTTTTGCCACATGTCCAACCTCCCTTGGAAAAAACCAGATCGTTCCCAACCATCTCAACTTTCTTCAAAATATCGGGACCATTACCAATTAACGTAACATCTCTAAGTGGGACTGTTAATTTACCATTTTCTATTAAATACGCTTCTGATACACCAAATGTAAAATCACCATTTACAATATCAACCTGCCCACCCGCAAACCTTTTTGCATATATGCCAAATTTCACAGAGGAAATTATTTCATCGGGATCATAATCCCCGGGTTTCATAAAAATATTTGTCATTCTCGGAATAGGAGGATATTTATATGATTCTCTTCTGCCATTACCAGTAGCATGCATATCCATTAGTCGTGCGGACATTATATCATGAATATACCCTCTCAAGATACCATTCTCAATCATTACAGTCTCTTCTGGAAGAGTACCCTCATCGTCTATGTTTATAGAACCCCTTAAATTTGGTATTATTCCACTATCTATAATAGTACATTTATCTGATGCTACTTTCTCACCAATTTTACCAGAGTAATTTGACAGCTTTTTTCTTGCAAAATCAGCCTCCAATCCATGCCCTATTGCTTCATGAAGTAGTATGCCACTCTCACCCGGACCCAGGACGACAACATGAGTACCTGCTGGTGATGGTTTTGCATCAAGATTTGTCACAGCAATTCGAGCCACTTCCTGACCTAACCATGATGGCGAATTCTCATCAAGAGAATAAAATTCAAGCCCTACTCTCCCACCGAGCGCCAGTCCAGCTCCTTGCCTATTCCTTCCATTTTCTGCTACACAATAACAAGTCAATAAAACGAGGGGCTGTATATCTTCAAAGTATCTACCTTCAACATCAACATATATAATCTTCCTTGTTTCTTCATTAAAAGTTACGCTCACTTTAGTAATTTTGTTATCATATTTTCTAGCAGACGAATTAACTAAGTTTAGTAATTCAATTTTTGAATCAATCGATTCATCAGTCGACAATTGCTTTACACTGTATAAATTTCGTTTTCTAGTTCTTTGTATTGGAGCAATATTAACTGAACCTCTATTCATAGCTATCTGAGAAGCATTTAATGCCGCCTCTTTTAAGTTTTTAAAATTTATCTCTTCTGTATATGAGTATCCAACCTGTTCCCCATCCACGACTCTTATGCCCGCCCCAGCTGAGATTCCCGAGGAAACAGATTTTATTAAATCTTCTTCCATTTTTACGGTGGATGCAATCTTATATTCAAAATATATATCTGCATGTTCACCACCACGAGACAAGGCAAAATTGAGAATCTTTTTTATCTCACTTTTCGTAATTCCGAATAACTCTTCCATATCCTTAAACTCCCAACAATTAAATTGAATGACTATAAGCAATTTATTTTATCAAATTAAATGGTTTTTAACAAACACTTTATTATAACCTCACTTTTATTTAAGAAAGGTCCAAATCAGGTCTTAAAATATTCATGTGTTTTTAAACTTTTCCAATAGTATTAAAATATTGGGATTTATGTATTTATATTCTATCGTATCTATTTGGTAACATCAGTATAATAAGTTTATCAACTCGGCAATTCCTCCATTTCTATCGGCATTATTTATATGCTATAAGGAAACAGGTTTCGAATTGATTGTGTTCGATAAAATCCCCTGGGCAATCGATAATATTCTTAATGTCAACATGTATGTTATTCTAAATTTTAAATTATAATTACTCTTTCGTTAAAACGAAAGAGTTTTATAATTGTTACCTTATCAATAATTTAATAGATCTAAATTATGAGGTCTTTATGAATAAAGTTAATTTTACTTTAATAGGAGTCATCTTTATGTTAATATTTACCAATATTACCTACAGCAAATCGAAAGCATCAGGAGATTACAAATATTCACCATTTAATCCACCTATTAGTTACGAAGAAGCAACGAAAAGAGCTGAGCAAATACTCAGCAAGATGAGCCTTGATGACAAAATCCAGCTCTTAGGTGGACACAAATTATTTTACGTTAAAGGATTTAAAAAATACGGTATTCCTGAATTTTATATGTCCGATGCTACCCAGGGAGTTCATATAAGAAAAATAGTTAGTAAAAAGCTAAGAAAATCGGTTGCGTTTCCGTCTCCTATTTGTCTATCATCTACATGGAATCCCGAACTCGCCTATAAATATGCAAAAAGCATAGGAGAAGAGTGTCGTGCAGGCGGAATAGCAGTCTTACTTGGACCAGGTATGAATATTTACAGGATTTCACAAAATGGAAGAAATTTCGAGTACTTTGGTGAAGATCCGTATCTGGCAGCAAGAATGATTGAAAACTATGTTGTTGGTGTCCAGAGCACAGGAACAATCGCCACATTAAAGCATTTTGTTTGTAACAATAATGAATATCACAGACGTACAACAAACGTAATTGTTGACGAACGATCTCTTTTTGAAATCTATACTTATCCATTTAAAGCAGGCATAGATGCAGGTGCTATGGCAGTGATGACAGCATACAATAAAGTCAATGGAGAATGGTGCGGTCAAAGCAAATTTGTGGTGGATTGTCTACTACGGAAGAAACTGGGTTTCAAATGGCTGGTGATGTCAGATTGGTGGTCTACCTGGGATCCAGAAAAAACAATAAAATCTGGTATTGACCTTGAAATGCCAGGTGATATCTTAGATGGTCACCCCGTTTTTGATCGCATTGGCGACATCACAGTGAAATCAAATACTAAAAGACTTCTCAAAGAGGGCAAAATAACCGAAAATGGCATAAATCGTATGGCAAAAAATATTATTAGAACTTTCATTGCTATGGGTTTGTATGATAGACCTGTCATGGAGAAAAAATTTTTAAAAAACTTCCCGATACATGAAAAAATTGCATTGCAAACAGCCAGAGAAGGTATAGTATTATTAAAGAATAAAAATAACATTTTGCCGATAAATAGTAGCAAAAAAATATTGTTGACAGGCAAATTTGTAAGGAAAATACCACATGGTGAAGGATCAGCTTATGTAAAAGGATACAATCGTATTTCACTAATAAAAGCGCTAAAAAGTGAATTCGGACGAAAGATAAAATATAAAAAGAACCCATCAGACAAACATATAATAAACTCCGATGTTGTTATTCTATGTATTGGAACAATTGATTCTGAGGGGAAAGATAGACCTTTTGAACTACCTGAAGAAATAGAAAAAAATATTAAAAGAATCGTTTCTCTAAATCCAAATACAGTTGTAATAGTAAATTCAGGTGGTGGTATCAAAATGACTGATTGGGCTGATAAGGTAGGTGCAATTATATATGCCTGGTATCCAGGACAGATAGGGAACATTGCTCTCGCAGAGATACTCGCTGGTAAAGTTAATCCATCTGGGAAGCTTCCAATTACTATTGAGAAAGATTTTAAAGATTCTCCTGGGTATGGTTATATACCTGAGGGGACAGACTTGAATACTGGCTGGGGCGAAGACTTTAATATATTCTTTGAAGTAAACAATATAGAATACAAAGAAGGGATTCTTGTAGGATACAGGTGGTACGATACAAAAGGAATAGAACCATTATTTCCCTTTGGACATGGCCTATCCTATACCACATTCGAATATAGAAATCTTGAATTATCAAAGAGTAAATTTACATCTAAAGATACTGTCACCGTCAAATTTAACTTGACAAATACAGGGAAAATGGCAGGCGCTGAAGTAACCCAACTTTACGTAAGAGATATTGAATCAAAGGTTTTAAGACCAGTTAAGGAGTTAAAGGGATTTAAAAAAGTATATCTCGAACCCGCCGAAACAAAACAGGTTGAAATAAAATTAACAAAACGTGATTTTTCCTATTGGGATCCTGACAAGAAAGATTGGTATGCAGAACCAGGAGAGTTTGAAATACTAATAGGCTCATCTTCAAAAGATATCCGACTTAAAGGAAAAGTCACATTGGTTGAAAAAAATTAAAATAAGAGAGGCTTTTTTAAATCCAGCAACCACTGCAAGGCAATATAAAATTCTTTCTTTTCTTTATCCTTTTCATGTTTATAATTATCTATTCTTTTTAATCCCAAATTTAACTTAATATAATTGCTATAGGAAAATAGGTATAAAAACCCAAATTCTGGATTTAAATTGTATTCGACAATTCCAGTAGGAAATGGCTCACTATAACCTTCTTCTACTGTTCGCTCCATCCATGGTTGATCCCACTCCTTAGATAATTCGCCCTCACCTCTTCTGATATAGTCAATGTTAAATGTCACCTGAATTTTATTTCCAATATATTTCCTTAAAAAAATGTTAATCCTATCCAGATCGCTACCGAGAGGATATCCAATTGGTACATTTCTATGTATAAACCATTCATGCTTGTTTGGTGTTTTATATGTCCTATTAGTTATTACTATATATTCAATTCCTATATAGAGACCACTTATATTAAAAATATCAGCAGTTTCCATTCCCACTAAAAACCCTACTTCATTAGGTTCCAAATCGCCTGGTTCTTTCTTGTCGAGTTGAACATCATCTATTAAAACCTCACCATATAATGCCCACTTATTTCCAAGATAGTCAAATGTTATATTACCTAAGGTATTACCAATAACCCCAAGGCTACCATCGTTCATCTGTTCACCATGGAAAAAGAGAAATGGATTTAGTAATGAAAAAGTAAATAGTCTATCACTGCCACCATACAATATACTTTCAGTAAAATCTACAGAGAAGTTCTTTATCCTAAATCCAATTGTATGTGTACTCAGATATCTTCTGCTTCCATTAATTGGGTCAAGCTGGGCAAGCATAAAGGATAGAGTGAAATTTTTCCTTTTCAATTCAAACTGCACATTATCAAGGGGACGAATAAACCAGGAATAGGTAAGATTACCCGTTCTCCCATTCCCTTTTGAATAATAGCTTCTTCCGAAAGAGAAACGCATAAAATTATTTTTATACATGATGTATGCTTGTTCGGTATACCCCGCAAGGCCACGCCACTGTTTTCCAATATATCCTTCCTGTTTGGTTACCCAGGGATCAATTGCCATTACATTAACAACGGAAATATTGTTATTTATCGGTAGTAGCCCGTATGTCCTAATAGCACATCTAAATTCATTATCAATAGAGTTGAAGTTAAACTGTGAGTTTATTCCAACTAATAAATAATCATCTTTACCTTGTAAATAGAAATTGTTTATATACTTATCTGCTAAATTTAATCTGGGATTATCTATATTTTTCACAAAATCTGCTATATTACTAATATCAAATGGTTTTGTGATAAAGTCTAATGGATAAGCTTTTTTATAAATGAGTCTGTAATATCTTAAGTCCTGATATAAATAGTCATATTGAGGCAACATATATTGAGGAAACAAATTTTTACACAGAAAGCATATGAATGTAATTATGAATAGCCTTCTAAAATTCACAAGAGAAATTATTAAAAATATATAAAAGTTAAAAATGTATTGTATGTGCCAAAAATTATTATATGTTCCTCCGAAAAAATTTTCACTTACCGAGAAAAATTTCTTTGACAAATATTATTTTTCTGTATATATTAATATCAAATGAAAATTAATTTATGTCTATAAAAAATAGTTAGGGAGGGTAAAAATGAAAAAAGTAGCAGTATTAACGGTAGCTCTGATGCTCATTTTTCTAATTAGCTCAGAGAGCATATTTGCCAAGCAGCCAGTAGTTGGAGCTAGCACTGGAGCAATGATGCCTCTCGGTGAAAACATCAAAGACAAATTTGGAATGGGGATTCCATTTACTGTAACAGCAAAAGTACCAGAGCTGGTAATGTTTGGTGATATGTCACTCGCAGCAGGGCTGGAATTAGGCTATTATATGGCAAGCGGGGAAAATGGTGGTGACGACCTAAGTGGAATTCCTTTA
The Candidatus Neomarinimicrobiota bacterium DNA segment above includes these coding regions:
- a CDS encoding TldD/PmbA family protein — encoded protein: MEELFGITKSEIKKILNFALSRGGEHADIYFEYKIASTVKMEEDLIKSVSSGISAGAGIRVVDGEQVGYSYTEEINFKNLKEAALNASQIAMNRGSVNIAPIQRTRKRNLYSVKQLSTDESIDSKIELLNLVNSSARKYDNKITKVSVTFNEETRKIIYVDVEGRYFEDIQPLVLLTCYCVAENGRNRQGAGLALGGRVGLEFYSLDENSPSWLGQEVARIAVTNLDAKPSPAGTHVVVLGPGESGILLHEAIGHGLEADFARKKLSNYSGKIGEKVASDKCTIIDSGIIPNLRGSINIDDEGTLPEETVMIENGILRGYIHDIMSARLMDMHATGNGRRESYKYPPIPRMTNIFMKPGDYDPDEIISSVKFGIYAKRFAGGQVDIVNGDFTFGVSEAYLIENGKLTVPLRDVTLIGNGPDILKKVEMVGNDLVFSKGGWTCGKNDQRVPVGIGMPTVKVSGITIGGTKI
- a CDS encoding TldD/PmbA family protein yields the protein MNELKDFAEFVLKVIRGEGVDEADLIIIESKSHHVKIRRGKIEELRFSNPKGIGLRIIKGKKCGVTFSNDFSKEKVKEQILKMIDMLEYMSEDSYVGLPDGELIGRSTREINTYDRLIEVIPTEDKIRMVRELEEEGFKYSPLIKNSEGAQWSDSVSNIVIGSTKGFVDGYSTTNYSMSLVLVAERNGSRQTDYWYTKSRFYKNLESIGSVAKKAAERAIRKLGAKKPKTSQVPVVFDPDVATDLIGIVATCVLGSRVFMKGSFLADKLGEVIGTDKVQLIDDPLLHAGLGSRPFDDEGVVSRKNVIVEDGVLRSYLCDSYSARKLNHPLTGSAVRSIGSVPSSGITNFYLEKGDVRKEDIIASVENGLYLTHVHWTGVNYVTGDYSRGAEGIWIENGKLSYPVHEFTVSGNVLDMLQNIKMVGSDLEFRDNISSPTILVDGLIVSGS
- a CDS encoding flavodoxin family protein, producing the protein MSEVFIVGFNGSPRKNGNTMKMLSVALKAAEYEGANTKIYHLYDYEIKQCKGCLCDDLLRCKYPCEIEDDMKLLYDEIIKADGLIIASPIYWYNVSAPVKNLIDRMTIFENSIFIEGNCPTEGKVAGIIAAGNDSGCISVISNLYAVLNSMGFSIPPWALAYKNSNRLLDEEENRVLDAANVGRVVTIMAKVLKDKKIGWFNNKLLEKLHIHST
- a CDS encoding PHP domain-containing protein, producing MFTHLNVHSTYSKMRGTASPSELIARAKEFCQTHLALTEVNGIWGFIHFVQRAKDECINPIAGSNVIMDNTDEVVLLVENQQGYENLCRLLTEVHYDANGNIARLLERYGEGLFVLAYQERVIERLINVIPKTNLFVELRCGIEERKAQALSMKYKLEMVATGDVYFLNPDDYRSHMILVAIDKNTTGIC
- the lexA gene encoding repressor LexA — translated: MKRKLSPKKERFLRFVKGFIKQYDRPPTFFEIMNGLGFSSLGTVNWYVRELERDGYLIRGGFNAKRALYVSEDKDEENYRLPLLGLISAGKPLESIEDREYIEVPLSYVHPDNFVLRVKGDSMVEDNIQDGDFIIVRKRATAYPGQTVVAFINGEATLKRYYPSKDGVELHPRNPAYSIIKVAPEDDFRIIGVVLFVFRKYK
- a CDS encoding glycoside hydrolase family 3 C-terminal domain-containing protein is translated as MLIFTNITYSKSKASGDYKYSPFNPPISYEEATKRAEQILSKMSLDDKIQLLGGHKLFYVKGFKKYGIPEFYMSDATQGVHIRKIVSKKLRKSVAFPSPICLSSTWNPELAYKYAKSIGEECRAGGIAVLLGPGMNIYRISQNGRNFEYFGEDPYLAARMIENYVVGVQSTGTIATLKHFVCNNNEYHRRTTNVIVDERSLFEIYTYPFKAGIDAGAMAVMTAYNKVNGEWCGQSKFVVDCLLRKKLGFKWLVMSDWWSTWDPEKTIKSGIDLEMPGDILDGHPVFDRIGDITVKSNTKRLLKEGKITENGINRMAKNIIRTFIAMGLYDRPVMEKKFLKNFPIHEKIALQTAREGIVLLKNKNNILPINSSKKILLTGKFVRKIPHGEGSAYVKGYNRISLIKALKSEFGRKIKYKKNPSDKHIINSDVVILCIGTIDSEGKDRPFELPEEIEKNIKRIVSLNPNTVVIVNSGGGIKMTDWADKVGAIIYAWYPGQIGNIALAEILAGKVNPSGKLPITIEKDFKDSPGYGYIPEGTDLNTGWGEDFNIFFEVNNIEYKEGILVGYRWYDTKGIEPLFPFGHGLSYTTFEYRNLELSKSKFTSKDTVTVKFNLTNTGKMAGAEVTQLYVRDIESKVLRPVKELKGFKKVYLEPAETKQVEIKLTKRDFSYWDPDKKDWYAEPGEFEILIGSSSKDIRLKGKVTLVEKN
- the plsX gene encoding phosphate acyltransferase PlsX codes for the protein MWYKKKSNEEYIRVNGAIVAVDAMGGDYAPGEIVRGAADATLRSDVNIILVGDEKKIKEILDECEYKKNRIDIIHTDQRITNEETPRLGILRNPKASMLIAASITNEGKADSLVSAGNTGAYVLSCAKHISRIPGVKKTAIATVFPTQNAQARPEPFSLLLDVGANVHCNPEDLVQFAIMGKIYFGELKGLKDPTIALLNIGKEEYKGGDILSRTYKILASLDGLNFIGNIEGHEILKGYADIVVTEGYVGNIVMKTIEGMADILSHFGRYAFKRKFIWKLGLIALSSGLKQIKQAVDYSEYGGAPILGFKKIIIKAHGRSKAKAVTNAILVAARSHMKHIPEKIKDEISSYNKLTEQIKE